In the Adlercreutzia equolifaciens DSM 19450 genome, one interval contains:
- the ilvC gene encoding ketol-acid reductoisomerase yields the protein MAVTIYYEQDCNPDIIKDKKIAIIGYGSQGHAHALNLKDSGCDVRVGLREGSHSIEAAEEAGLRVTDMATAAEEADLIMVLVPDELQPEVYETYIAPHLKAGDTLAFAHGFNIHYGYITPPEDVNVIMCAPKGPGHIVRRQYTEGSGVPDLICVAQDATGDAWDIALSYAWGVGGARAGVIKATFAQETEEDLFGEQAVLCGGLVELVKAGFETLVDAGYPPELAYFECYHEMKMIVDLMYESGIHFMNYSISNTAEYGEYYAGPKVINEQSREAMREILARIQDGTFAEEFVADCKNGHAWLLEQREAINNHEIEKTGERIRGMFSWIHE from the coding sequence ATGGCCGTCACCATCTACTACGAACAGGACTGCAACCCCGACATCATCAAGGACAAGAAGATCGCCATCATCGGCTACGGATCCCAGGGTCATGCCCACGCGCTGAACCTCAAGGACTCCGGCTGCGACGTGCGCGTGGGCCTGCGCGAGGGCTCGCACTCCATCGAGGCCGCCGAGGAGGCCGGCCTGCGCGTCACCGACATGGCCACGGCCGCCGAGGAGGCCGACCTCATCATGGTGCTCGTGCCCGACGAGCTGCAGCCCGAGGTGTACGAGACCTACATCGCCCCGCATCTTAAGGCCGGCGACACCCTTGCCTTCGCCCACGGCTTCAACATCCACTACGGCTACATCACCCCGCCCGAGGACGTGAACGTCATCATGTGTGCGCCGAAGGGCCCCGGCCACATCGTGCGCCGCCAGTACACCGAGGGCTCCGGCGTGCCCGATCTCATCTGCGTGGCCCAGGATGCCACGGGCGACGCCTGGGACATCGCGCTGTCCTACGCCTGGGGCGTGGGCGGGGCGCGCGCCGGCGTCATCAAGGCCACCTTCGCCCAGGAAACCGAGGAGGACCTCTTCGGCGAGCAGGCCGTGCTCTGCGGCGGTCTGGTGGAGCTGGTGAAGGCCGGCTTCGAGACCTTGGTGGATGCGGGCTACCCGCCGGAGCTCGCGTACTTCGAGTGCTACCACGAGATGAAGATGATCGTCGACCTCATGTACGAGAGCGGCATCCACTTCATGAACTACTCCATCTCCAACACCGCCGAGTACGGCGAGTACTACGCGGGCCCGAAGGTCATCAACGAGCAGAGCCGCGAGGCCATGCGCGAGATCCTCGCCCGCATCCAGGACGGCACCTTCGCCGAGGAGTTCGTCGCCGACTGCAAGAACGGGCACGCGTGGCTCCTCGAGCAGCGCGAGGCCATCAACAACCACGAGATCGAGAAGACCGGCGAGCGCATCCGCGGCATGTTCAGCTGGATCCACGAGTAG
- the dnaG gene encoding DNA primase: MAGISDEDIQKVRDASDLVAVIGERTPVKQKGRDFWCCCPLHQEKTPSFKIDPATQLWHCFGCGEGGDVFSFIMKTEDFNFPEAVRYLADRAHIDIAEDTRGGGVSRSVKSRMKEICARTAEFYHTQLMRGRGEGPDAARKYLASRGFGGEVPKKWMLGYAPGRGALVRHLSALGFKPDEMIRANVALDGRGGPVRDRFYERVMFPIFDAQGDCVAFGGRVIGAGEPKYLNSQETPLFHKSQVLYGLDQAKARMASTGCAIVVEGYTDVIALHEAGVTNVVATLGTALTMRHIRVLAKHAPKKIVYLFDGDAAGQKAADRALAFIGESISDKNRNSVELLAVTLPNNQDPAEFVQAEGAQALEAVVEGALPLIEFGLERRLDSFDLDTAPGRDRALDACLAVLAPIKDTLVAKDYVVRTWSRLRAHGRLGIEEADVLERLAALEAPRGAAEEETGPEAPAPQPVRRALSQAERNRLRFEREFLALACQHPLVGLAHADALAQVQWHEEVHRLLAESVLATLSENPGAAPADIVTKATLATPHAARVLTAGSSYPSSTPEAIGAYLAEELALGDAEEAIGALTAQMNAGADAEEAELLHAAVTTLQMDVAARRVAHRALPAS, translated from the coding sequence GTGGCCGGCATCAGCGACGAGGATATCCAGAAAGTTCGCGACGCGAGCGATCTCGTGGCCGTCATCGGCGAGCGCACCCCCGTCAAACAGAAGGGCCGCGACTTCTGGTGCTGCTGCCCGCTGCATCAGGAGAAGACCCCCTCGTTCAAGATCGATCCGGCGACCCAGCTGTGGCACTGCTTCGGCTGCGGGGAGGGGGGCGACGTCTTCTCGTTCATCATGAAAACCGAGGACTTCAACTTCCCCGAAGCCGTGCGCTATCTGGCCGACCGCGCCCACATCGACATCGCGGAGGATACGCGGGGCGGGGGCGTGTCGCGCTCGGTGAAGAGCCGTATGAAGGAGATCTGCGCGCGCACGGCCGAGTTCTACCACACCCAGCTCATGCGCGGGCGCGGCGAGGGGCCGGACGCCGCGCGGAAGTACCTGGCCTCCCGCGGCTTCGGCGGCGAGGTGCCGAAGAAGTGGATGCTCGGCTACGCCCCCGGGCGCGGGGCGCTCGTTCGGCATCTTTCGGCCTTGGGCTTCAAACCCGATGAGATGATCCGCGCCAACGTGGCCCTCGACGGGCGCGGGGGCCCGGTGCGCGACCGCTTCTACGAGCGCGTGATGTTCCCCATCTTCGACGCCCAGGGCGATTGCGTGGCCTTCGGCGGCCGCGTCATCGGCGCCGGCGAGCCGAAGTACCTGAACTCCCAGGAAACGCCGCTGTTCCACAAGTCCCAGGTGCTCTACGGGCTCGACCAGGCGAAGGCGCGCATGGCCTCTACCGGCTGCGCCATCGTAGTGGAAGGCTACACCGACGTCATTGCGCTGCACGAGGCGGGCGTCACCAACGTGGTGGCCACCCTGGGCACGGCGCTCACCATGCGGCACATCCGGGTGCTCGCCAAGCACGCGCCCAAGAAGATCGTCTACCTGTTCGACGGCGACGCGGCGGGTCAGAAGGCGGCCGACCGCGCCCTGGCCTTCATCGGCGAGAGCATCTCCGACAAGAACCGCAACTCCGTGGAGCTTCTGGCCGTCACCCTGCCGAACAACCAGGATCCGGCCGAGTTCGTGCAGGCGGAGGGCGCGCAGGCTTTGGAGGCGGTGGTGGAAGGGGCGCTCCCGCTCATCGAGTTCGGCCTCGAACGGCGCCTCGACAGCTTCGACTTGGATACCGCCCCCGGCCGCGATCGCGCGCTGGACGCGTGCCTGGCGGTGCTCGCCCCCATCAAGGACACGCTAGTGGCGAAGGACTACGTCGTGCGCACCTGGTCGCGCCTGCGGGCCCACGGGCGCCTCGGCATCGAGGAGGCCGACGTGCTGGAGCGGCTGGCTGCCCTGGAGGCGCCCCGCGGCGCCGCCGAGGAGGAGACCGGGCCCGAGGCCCCCGCGCCCCAGCCTGTGCGCCGCGCGCTTTCCCAGGCCGAGCGCAACCGCCTGCGCTTCGAGCGGGAGTTTCTGGCGCTCGCTTGCCAGCATCCCCTTGTGGGGCTCGCCCATGCCGATGCACTCGCGCAGGTGCAGTGGCATGAGGAGGTGCACCGCCTGCTGGCCGAGAGCGTGCTCGCGACCCTTTCCGAGAACCCGGGGGCCGCACCCGCCGACATCGTCACGAAGGCGACGCTCGCCACGCCCCATGCCGCCCGCGTGCTCACCGCCGGATCGTCCTACCCGTCCAGCACCCCGGAGGCCATCGGCGCCTACCTGGCCGAGGAGCTGGCCCTGGGGGATGCCGAGGAGGCCATCGGGGCGCTCACGGCCCAGATGAACGCCGGGGCCGACGCCGAGGAGGCCGAGCTGCTGCACGCGGCCGTTACCACCTTGCAGATGGACGTGGCCGCCCGTCGCGTCGCCCACCGAGCGCTGCCCGCCAGCTAG
- the def gene encoding peptide deformylase, which yields MLPIVISPDPILATVCEPCEPGDKSLKRLSKQMAHAMYKNYGCGIAAPQVGVTKRLVVIDVDWDGEKGEKNPIVLVNPEIVELAGEPEEGGEGCLSCPGVTVPVKRQPWARVQYYDLDGELWEIEGDGLLGRCLQHEIDHLNGKTLFESCDPVTRIEALRAYEEAKAAGARPGDTDIEVK from the coding sequence GTGCTTCCCATTGTTATTTCCCCCGATCCCATTCTCGCCACGGTCTGCGAGCCGTGCGAGCCCGGCGACAAGTCGCTTAAGCGTCTCTCCAAGCAGATGGCCCACGCCATGTACAAGAACTACGGTTGCGGCATCGCCGCCCCCCAGGTGGGCGTCACCAAGCGCCTGGTCGTCATCGACGTCGACTGGGACGGCGAGAAGGGGGAGAAGAACCCCATCGTGCTCGTGAACCCCGAGATCGTGGAATTGGCCGGCGAGCCGGAGGAGGGCGGCGAGGGCTGCCTTTCGTGCCCCGGCGTCACCGTGCCGGTGAAGCGCCAGCCGTGGGCCCGCGTCCAGTACTACGATTTGGACGGCGAGTTGTGGGAGATCGAGGGCGACGGCCTGCTCGGCCGCTGCCTGCAGCACGAGATCGACCACTTGAACGGCAAGACGCTCTTCGAGAGCTGCGATCCGGTGACCCGTATCGAGGCCCTGCGCGCCTACGAGGAGGCCAAGGCCGCCGGCGCCCGCCCGGGCGACACCGATATCGAGGTGAAGTAG
- a CDS encoding helix-turn-helix transcriptional regulator, with protein MATMTLSRLRQARYAILGFGCNQAFLFAMLYLGSYNESSQHGFLIDRADLLCVLLVMAATFALMTRERRRRHLMVVAEGLVRCYALPLVGALYLIVALHSLAPGIPWLALAAVEGLAAGVPLALLLCRWGRVLGEASIDQSVPEVFIGSALGAAVCFFVVAIPVEGAYILLYVLPVGSAWALRALGEPDDRDAEPAAADDPTEEATKLSGRIIAGTVVYGLATGAVEALATSAEGGAASSLSVTFVLFVLYCAAALQLYGGRPLSVGVRAVLPTGPDQEVGPLGGAYRLAILLMVGGFVAVPLLESVNVSGVAVVLAGYLGVFSVLVSLFLIMGRIGGGDAARSFARGFAALFAGEITGVLVGGVLGALPGAFDVSAALVALAGVAVLYAYLFLFTDRDMAALSVVIAQSDRFEEACDLIARTAKLSKREAEILPLALRGRTAERIAGEFFISKNTVDTHLRRIYAKCGVHTRQELIDLGERTEAEL; from the coding sequence ATGGCGACGATGACGCTTTCGCGTTTGCGCCAAGCGCGCTACGCCATCCTCGGTTTCGGTTGCAACCAGGCCTTTCTCTTCGCCATGCTGTATCTGGGCTCCTATAACGAGAGCAGCCAGCACGGGTTCCTCATCGATCGGGCCGACCTGCTCTGCGTGCTCCTCGTCATGGCCGCCACCTTCGCGCTCATGACCCGCGAGCGCCGGCGTCGGCATCTCATGGTCGTGGCCGAGGGTCTCGTTCGCTGCTACGCGCTGCCGTTGGTGGGAGCGCTGTACCTCATCGTTGCGCTGCACAGCCTTGCGCCCGGCATTCCGTGGCTCGCGCTTGCCGCCGTGGAGGGGCTGGCCGCCGGCGTTCCGCTCGCGCTGCTTCTATGTCGGTGGGGCCGGGTATTGGGGGAGGCTTCCATCGACCAGTCCGTGCCCGAGGTGTTCATCGGGAGCGCCCTGGGCGCGGCCGTCTGCTTCTTCGTCGTCGCCATTCCGGTAGAGGGCGCCTACATCCTGCTGTACGTGCTGCCCGTGGGAAGTGCCTGGGCCCTGCGTGCGCTCGGCGAGCCTGATGACCGCGACGCCGAGCCCGCGGCGGCCGACGATCCAACCGAGGAGGCCACCAAGCTCTCCGGTCGCATTATCGCCGGCACGGTGGTCTACGGCCTGGCCACCGGTGCCGTGGAGGCCCTTGCCACCAGCGCCGAGGGGGGAGCCGCGTCATCGCTTTCCGTCACCTTCGTGCTCTTCGTGCTGTATTGCGCCGCTGCGCTGCAGCTCTACGGGGGTCGTCCGCTCTCGGTGGGCGTGCGCGCCGTGCTGCCCACGGGGCCCGATCAGGAGGTGGGGCCGCTCGGCGGCGCGTACCGGCTCGCCATCCTGCTCATGGTGGGCGGTTTCGTGGCGGTGCCGCTGCTGGAGAGCGTGAACGTCTCCGGCGTGGCCGTGGTGCTCGCCGGCTATCTGGGGGTCTTCTCGGTGCTCGTCTCGCTGTTCCTCATCATGGGCCGCATTGGCGGCGGGGACGCGGCGCGCTCCTTCGCCCGGGGCTTCGCGGCGCTGTTCGCGGGCGAGATCACCGGCGTGCTCGTCGGCGGCGTGCTCGGGGCGCTTCCCGGCGCCTTCGACGTGTCGGCGGCGCTCGTGGCCCTGGCCGGCGTGGCGGTGCTGTACGCGTATCTGTTCCTGTTCACTGACCGCGACATGGCAGCGCTCTCGGTGGTCATCGCCCAGAGCGACCGTTTCGAGGAGGCCTGCGATCTCATCGCGCGCACGGCGAAGCTCTCGAAGCGCGAGGCCGAGATCTTGCCGCTCGCCCTGCGCGGCCGCACCGCCGAGCGCATCGCCGGCGAGTTCTTCATCTCGAAGAACACCGTGGACACGCACCTGCGCCGCATCTACGCCAAGTGTGGCGTGCACACCCGCCAGGAGCTCATCGACCTGGGCGAGCGCACGGAAGCGGAGCTGTAG
- the tatA gene encoding twin-arginine translocase TatA/TatE family subunit — translation MKILGLGVPELVIILVVVLLIFGPKNLPKLGASLGKTVKSLREGMAFDKKDDEEVEEIVEIVEDEPEVAYATAGESETKVVKKVVRKKAE, via the coding sequence ATGAAGATTCTCGGACTGGGCGTGCCTGAGCTCGTTATCATCCTCGTCGTCGTGCTGCTCATCTTCGGGCCGAAGAACCTTCCCAAACTCGGCGCCTCCCTCGGCAAGACTGTGAAGAGCCTGCGCGAGGGCATGGCCTTCGATAAGAAGGACGACGAAGAGGTCGAGGAGATCGTCGAGATCGTCGAGGACGAGCCCGAGGTCGCCTACGCCACTGCCGGCGAGTCCGAGACCAAGGTGGTCAAGAAGGTCGTTCGCAAGAAGGCCGAGTAG
- a CDS encoding deoxyguanosinetriphosphate triphosphohydrolase family protein, translating to MAENNVPYLTLSPDVEEAIRADRAAGRESPYRTDDADVVRREDFAHDRATLTRPAFVRDIEKVLNLPAYNRYADKTQVFSFAENDEISRRGLHVQLVSRVARGIGSLLGLNCDLIEAIALGHDTGHTPFGHAGERFLSACYRARTGRTFNHNVHSVRVLDNLYRRNISLQTLDGVLCHNGEFAQQVLHLGDTATFDQLDGLVEACTADETTIKTLRPSTLEGCVVRVADMIAYIGKDRQDALAMGVIDSLAPFDSEIIGTTNAKIINNLTVDIVNNSYGKPEIAMSEEVFRDLKLAKKQNYEVIYLKEGMVDDTENLVEEMFEEMYARLLADLLEERRESPIFQHHVRRLAAASRSIVPEEYLAGEPNQIVVDYMASMTDSYFMAIYRHLFPTSRRKIQTRGYCADLI from the coding sequence ATGGCAGAGAACAACGTCCCCTACCTTACCCTGAGCCCCGACGTGGAAGAGGCCATTCGGGCCGATCGGGCCGCCGGCCGCGAGAGCCCCTACCGCACCGACGACGCGGACGTGGTGCGCCGCGAGGACTTCGCCCACGACCGCGCCACGCTCACGCGCCCGGCCTTCGTGCGCGACATCGAGAAGGTGCTGAACCTGCCCGCCTACAACCGCTACGCCGACAAGACCCAGGTGTTCTCCTTCGCCGAGAACGACGAGATCTCGCGGCGCGGCCTGCACGTGCAGCTCGTGAGCCGCGTGGCCCGGGGCATCGGGAGCCTGCTCGGGCTGAATTGCGACCTCATCGAGGCCATCGCGCTCGGCCACGACACGGGCCACACCCCCTTCGGCCACGCCGGCGAGCGGTTCCTCTCGGCCTGCTACCGCGCGCGCACCGGGCGCACCTTCAACCACAACGTGCACTCGGTGCGGGTGCTCGACAACCTGTACCGCCGCAACATCTCGCTACAGACGCTCGATGGGGTGCTCTGCCACAACGGCGAGTTCGCCCAGCAGGTACTGCACCTCGGCGACACAGCCACCTTCGATCAGCTGGATGGCCTCGTGGAGGCCTGCACCGCCGACGAGACCACCATCAAGACCCTGCGCCCGTCCACCCTGGAGGGCTGCGTGGTGCGCGTGGCCGACATGATCGCGTATATCGGCAAGGACCGCCAGGACGCGCTGGCCATGGGGGTCATCGACTCGCTGGCCCCCTTCGATTCCGAGATCATCGGCACGACCAACGCCAAGATCATCAACAACCTCACCGTGGACATCGTGAACAACTCCTACGGCAAGCCGGAGATTGCCATGAGCGAGGAGGTCTTCCGCGACCTGAAGCTGGCGAAGAAGCAGAACTACGAGGTCATCTACTTGAAAGAGGGCATGGTGGACGACACCGAGAACCTCGTGGAGGAGATGTTCGAGGAGATGTACGCGCGCCTTTTGGCCGACCTTCTGGAAGAGCGGCGCGAGAGCCCTATCTTCCAGCACCACGTGCGGCGCCTGGCCGCGGCGTCGCGGTCCATCGTGCCCGAGGAGTACCTGGCCGGCGAGCCGAACCAGATCGTGGTGGACTACATGGCATCCATGACCGACAGCTACTTCATGGCCATCTACCGCCACCTGTTCCCGACAAGCCGCCGCAAGATCCAAACCCGCGGCTATTGCGCGGATCTCATCTAA
- the rnhA gene encoding ribonuclease HI, translating into MEVTLYSDGSSRGNPGPGGYGTILRYTAPSGAVHEKEFSAGFSCTTNNRMELLGCIVGLEALKRPCTVTVYSDSQYLVNAFNQNWVAGWLKRGWKNSQKQPVKNVDLWKRLLAAKEPHTVKFVWVKGHAGHAENERCDELATTAADNPACHQQDTGFRGDL; encoded by the coding sequence ATGGAAGTGACCCTGTACTCCGACGGCTCGTCCCGAGGCAACCCCGGGCCGGGCGGCTACGGCACCATTCTGCGCTATACGGCGCCCTCGGGCGCGGTACACGAGAAGGAGTTCTCCGCCGGTTTTTCCTGCACCACCAACAACCGCATGGAGCTGCTCGGCTGCATCGTGGGCCTGGAGGCCTTGAAGCGCCCCTGCACGGTGACGGTGTACTCGGATTCGCAGTACCTCGTGAACGCCTTCAACCAGAACTGGGTGGCGGGCTGGCTCAAGCGCGGTTGGAAGAACTCCCAGAAGCAGCCCGTGAAGAACGTCGATCTGTGGAAGCGCCTGCTCGCCGCCAAAGAGCCCCACACCGTGAAGTTCGTCTGGGTGAAGGGCCACGCCGGGCACGCCGAGAACGAGCGCTGCGACGAGCTCGCCACCACCGCCGCCGACAACCCCGCCTGCCATCAGCAAGACACTGGTTTTCGGGGGGATCTGTGA
- the fmt gene encoding methionyl-tRNA formyltransferase, translating into MRVVFMGTPRFAAEILDELAEFHEIAAVYTRPDAVRGRGKALVPSPVKEVAERRGFPVRTPRTLRDAAVLSELAAFAPDVICVAAYGAILPKDVLDLPPFGCLNVHGSLLPRWRGAAPIERAILAGDEEIGVCIMAMEEGLDTGDYCVCRSLPAGSRTAAELTEELAALGASALLTALAQAEGGNLRWVAQDEALVTYAEKIAKGELNLDPAESAVANDRRVRASGAAHPARAVVAGRPLTVLAARVADDAPADRLGSGAAALIANRLLLGCAEGVLEVTEVKPDGKRAMDARSFAAGVPALRGEEGTWSRA; encoded by the coding sequence GTGCGCGTCGTCTTCATGGGAACGCCCCGCTTCGCAGCGGAAATCTTGGACGAGTTGGCGGAGTTCCACGAGATCGCGGCCGTCTACACGCGTCCCGACGCCGTGCGCGGCCGTGGAAAGGCGCTTGTGCCCTCTCCGGTGAAGGAGGTGGCCGAACGTCGCGGTTTTCCCGTGCGAACGCCGCGCACGCTGCGCGACGCTGCGGTGCTCTCGGAGCTCGCCGCGTTTGCGCCCGATGTCATCTGCGTGGCGGCCTACGGGGCGATTCTCCCCAAGGACGTGCTCGACCTGCCGCCCTTCGGCTGCCTGAACGTGCACGGGTCCCTGCTTCCGCGCTGGCGCGGGGCGGCCCCCATCGAGCGGGCCATCCTCGCCGGCGACGAGGAGATCGGCGTGTGCATCATGGCCATGGAGGAGGGGCTCGACACCGGCGACTACTGCGTGTGCCGCTCGCTGCCCGCAGGTTCGCGCACAGCCGCCGAGCTCACCGAGGAGCTGGCAGCCCTGGGCGCCAGCGCGCTGCTCACGGCGCTGGCCCAGGCCGAGGGCGGCAACCTGCGCTGGGTGGCCCAGGACGAGGCGCTGGTCACCTACGCCGAGAAGATCGCCAAAGGCGAGCTGAACCTCGATCCTGCCGAGAGCGCCGTTGCGAACGATCGCCGCGTGCGTGCCTCGGGCGCCGCCCATCCCGCCCGGGCCGTCGTCGCCGGCCGGCCGCTGACGGTGCTGGCGGCCCGCGTGGCCGACGATGCTCCCGCCGACCGCCTGGGCTCCGGCGCGGCGGCCCTTATCGCGAACCGACTGCTTCTCGGCTGCGCCGAGGGGGTCTTGGAAGTAACCGAAGTAAAACCGGACGGCAAGCGCGCCATGGACGCGCGCTCGTTTGCCGCCGGCGTCCCCGCGCTGCGGGGCGAGGAAGGAACATGGTCCCGTGCATAA
- the ilvB gene encoding biosynthetic-type acetolactate synthase large subunit → MSDINDSTAAASAATPAEDKPTTPVRRNAATQGAPRGAGSRTAKQGRTMLGAEAVVASLEAEGVTTVFGYPGGQAIKLYDALYDSDQITHVLARHEQGAVHMADGYARSTGRAGVAIVTSGPGATNTVTGIATAYMDSVPLVIITGQVGRGVIGTDSFQESDIVGITMPVVKHSYLLQSTDELTRTIREAFHIAVTGRPGPVLIDIPSDVAGETMVFEYPDAVNLPSYKPTYRGNAKQIRAACRLLEEAEQPLLYVGGGVISSEATDEIVALMDKMRIPAVVTLMGKGGVPASHPLNLGPVGMHGAKYSNMAMTEADLIIAAGARFSDRVTGRVTEFAPNAKIVHIDIDPAEIGKIRDADVPIVGDLKGIIAGMLEVLEKDGAAPRDDQWIADIDAWRARYPFYHPNMAENEESDEIVPELVIAELGRQLDPAASIVTTEVGQHQMWAHQFLPREFPRTFLSSGGLGTMGFGFPAAIGAAVANPDATVVCIAGDGSFQMNSQEMATAAINGVPVKVMILDNRCLGMVHQWQKLFYDKRYSQTLLAPVPDFVKLAEAYGWEGERVEAPGEVAAAIERMLAAAGPYLLDVAISPEQNVYPMVAPGAALGDVMGAIDVAVGAVRTDVPAAPGSLRARAAAAGAAAATSPCAKLDAQFGGRWEIDPEDTGARLGQDGSTVDVRPEDWKTLFRDGDEEKGGAR, encoded by the coding sequence GTGAGCGATATCAACGACAGCACTGCAGCCGCAAGCGCGGCAACGCCGGCCGAGGACAAGCCGACAACGCCGGTCCGGCGCAACGCCGCCACCCAAGGCGCGCCCCGGGGTGCGGGCTCGCGCACGGCCAAGCAGGGCCGCACCATGCTCGGCGCCGAGGCCGTCGTCGCCAGCCTCGAGGCCGAGGGGGTGACGACGGTGTTCGGCTACCCGGGCGGCCAGGCAATCAAGCTCTACGACGCACTGTACGACTCCGACCAGATCACCCACGTGCTCGCCCGCCACGAGCAGGGGGCCGTGCACATGGCCGACGGCTATGCCCGCTCCACTGGGCGCGCCGGCGTGGCCATCGTCACCTCGGGGCCGGGTGCCACGAACACGGTGACCGGCATCGCCACGGCCTACATGGACTCCGTGCCCCTCGTCATCATCACCGGCCAGGTGGGCCGCGGGGTCATCGGCACCGACTCCTTCCAAGAATCCGACATCGTGGGCATCACGATGCCCGTGGTCAAGCACTCCTATCTGCTGCAATCCACCGACGAGCTCACCCGCACCATCCGCGAGGCCTTCCACATCGCCGTCACGGGGCGCCCAGGCCCCGTGCTTATCGACATCCCGAGCGACGTGGCCGGCGAGACCATGGTGTTCGAGTACCCGGATGCGGTGAACCTGCCCTCCTACAAGCCCACCTACCGCGGCAACGCCAAGCAGATTCGCGCCGCCTGCCGCCTTCTGGAAGAGGCGGAACAACCTCTGCTCTACGTCGGCGGCGGCGTCATTTCATCAGAGGCGACCGACGAGATTGTGGCCCTCATGGACAAGATGCGCATTCCCGCCGTCGTCACCCTCATGGGCAAGGGCGGCGTGCCCGCGAGCCATCCGCTGAACCTGGGGCCGGTGGGCATGCACGGGGCGAAGTACTCGAACATGGCCATGACCGAGGCCGACCTCATCATCGCCGCCGGTGCGCGCTTCTCCGACCGGGTCACCGGGCGCGTCACCGAGTTCGCCCCCAACGCGAAGATCGTGCACATCGACATCGACCCGGCGGAGATCGGGAAGATCCGCGATGCCGATGTGCCCATTGTGGGCGACTTGAAGGGCATCATCGCCGGCATGCTCGAGGTGCTCGAGAAGGACGGCGCCGCCCCGCGCGACGACCAGTGGATCGCCGATATCGACGCGTGGCGCGCCCGCTACCCGTTCTACCACCCGAACATGGCCGAGAACGAGGAGAGCGACGAGATCGTTCCCGAGCTCGTCATTGCTGAGCTGGGACGCCAGCTGGATCCGGCGGCCTCCATTGTCACCACCGAGGTGGGCCAGCACCAGATGTGGGCGCACCAGTTTTTGCCCCGCGAGTTCCCGCGCACCTTCCTTTCTTCTGGGGGGCTCGGCACCATGGGCTTCGGCTTCCCGGCCGCCATCGGGGCGGCGGTGGCGAACCCCGATGCCACGGTGGTCTGCATCGCCGGCGACGGGTCGTTCCAGATGAACTCCCAGGAAATGGCCACGGCCGCCATCAACGGCGTGCCCGTGAAGGTCATGATCCTGGACAACCGCTGCCTCGGCATGGTCCACCAATGGCAGAAGCTGTTCTACGACAAGCGCTATTCTCAGACGCTGCTTGCGCCCGTGCCCGACTTCGTGAAGCTGGCGGAGGCCTACGGCTGGGAGGGCGAACGCGTGGAGGCGCCCGGCGAGGTCGCTGCTGCTATCGAGCGCATGCTGGCCGCAGCGGGGCCCTACCTCTTGGATGTGGCCATCTCTCCCGAGCAGAACGTCTATCCCATGGTGGCGCCGGGGGCGGCCTTGGGCGACGTCATGGGGGCGATCGACGTGGCCGTGGGCGCCGTGCGCACCGATGTGCCCGCCGCCCCGGGTTCTCTGCGGGCCCGGGCGGCCGCGGCCGGCGCGGCGGCCGCCACCTCTCCCTGCGCCAAGCTGGACGCCCAGTTCGGCGGCCGCTGGGAGATAGACCCCGAGGACACGGGCGCCCGTTTGGGCCAGGACGGCTCCACCGTGGACGTGCGCCCCGAAGACTGGAAGACGCTGTTCCGCGACGGCGACGAAGAGAAGGGGGGCGCGCGATGA
- the ilvN gene encoding acetolactate synthase small subunit: protein MKHVLSVLVENRPGVLSRVTGLISRRGFNIESLSVGPTEDPTLSRVTAIVLADDVAYEQITKQLHKLISVHKITDLTDEGAIERELVLFKVNAAPERRSEIIEIANIFRAKIVDVGKSSLTIEATGDDAKLRGLEDLLRAYGIKETVRTGKVALSRSSRD from the coding sequence ATGAAGCACGTTCTGTCCGTCCTGGTGGAGAACCGCCCCGGCGTGCTGTCCCGCGTGACGGGGCTCATCTCGCGGCGCGGCTTCAACATCGAGTCGCTGTCCGTGGGCCCTACCGAAGACCCCACCCTCTCGCGCGTCACCGCCATCGTGCTCGCCGACGACGTGGCCTACGAGCAAATCACCAAGCAGCTGCACAAGCTCATCAGCGTGCACAAGATCACCGACCTCACCGATGAGGGCGCCATCGAGCGCGAGCTGGTGCTGTTCAAGGTGAACGCCGCGCCCGAGCGCCGCAGCGAGATCATCGAGATCGCCAACATCTTCCGCGCGAAGATCGTGGACGTGGGCAAAAGCTCGCTGACCATCGAGGCCACCGGCGACGACGCGAAGCTTCGGGGCCTGGAGGATCTGCTGCGCGCCTACGGCATCAAGGAAACTGTCCGCACCGGCAAAGTAGCCCTCTCCCGCAGCTCGCGAGATTAG